DNA from Corynebacterium aurimucosum ATCC 700975:
GTGGTGGTGTCATCGGTATGCAGCTGTTCTTTCCAGATGGGGACTTCCGCCTTGACGCGGTCGGCGCAGGTCGACGCCGCTTCGAAGGCGTCCTTGCGGTGCGCGGAGGCGGCGGCGACGATGAAGGCGGATTCGCCGATTTCTAGTGCTCCAGTCCGGTGCGCGCACCACAGGCGGACGGCGGGGAAAGCGGCGGCGACCTCGCCGGCGACACGCTCGATTTCCTGCTGGGCTGAGGGGTGCGCGGTGTAGGTCAGGAGCTTAACGCCCCGGCCGGAATCGTGGTTGCGCACGATGCCGTCGAATAAAACGACGGCACCCGTTTCCGCGGTGGCGATGTCGGGGGCCGTGATGGGCTCAGCACTGATGTGCGCGCCGAGTAGGCCGAAGTTAGTGCTCATTGATGCCTTCCAGCTGGTTGATGATGTGGTGAAGAACTGGTTCGAGGACCGCGCAGCCGTCCTTGGCCG
Protein-coding regions in this window:
- a CDS encoding molybdenum cofactor biosynthesis protein MoaE, producing the protein MSTNFGLLGAHISAEPITAPDIATAETGAVVLFDGIVRNHDSGRGVKLLTYTAHPSAQQEIERVAGEVAAAFPAVRLWCAHRTGALEIGESAFIVAAASAHRKDAFEAASTCADRVKAEVPIWKEQLHTDDTTTWVGLE